From the genome of Anopheles funestus chromosome 2RL, idAnoFuneDA-416_04, whole genome shotgun sequence:
ACAGTGGTACGGATGGTGGAGCGGTAGTtctgcagcaacaacaacagccaaaTCATCCAGAACCGTTGTACAGCAGCTCGTTGAAGAATCTTTCCAACCACCATCTTCTGATGACCGCTGGTGGTAATCACACGGCGGACGAGGACGATCTTTCGCGACATAATTCACCGCAGCTAAGACGTTCGGCAACCACGACCAACATCTACGGTATCAATGGCAAGAAAGCGAACGGTGGTGCTGCAACCTGTTCCGGGAGTAGCGCTTCAAGCAGCCGCAATAACAGTCCACGACCCAATGGAACCGGTGAACCGGCAAAACTACGAAGTGGTGCTGCCTTGAAAGGTGGAGCCCAACATCACCCGCAGCGGAACAGCGTCAACTACACGACCGGCAGCACACTGCAGGAGGATCTGATGAAGCTCATCAACCCGGACTATATTGCAAACGATGACAACTTTAACGCGGGCGGCATGGAACGTATGCAGAAGGGACATCATAATAGCCACAGTCTCGGGAACATTGCCAGCTTGGCCGGTGGGTTGAAACCGATCCCGCAAAAGAGTTGCTCACGCGAGGGTGTCAATCTGGGTGGTTCAAATCAACAGCTTTCGGCCGCTAATGGGAATGGGCTTAAGCTGACCAATGGAGGTGGAGGTACGAACAGTCCGAGCAATGGTGGCGAGGAAGAAGTTATCTTTACAACGGCCCGTCCAGCAACGGTCATTTCGTCGACTACTTCGAACAGTTCCAGTCCGGCTAGCGAACTGCTCGGAAAGCATCACATGAATGAGGATCATTTAAAGATGTCCCCAAGCAGAaaaccgcagcagcagcatcagttcGTTAATGGAGGCATCCTGAAGAATGGTGGAGGCAAAATTCCCTTGCCAGACATGAAGGAGATGGATTGGAGTAGTCTGGTGGATACGGCAACCAAAGCAATGACACAGGTGAGTAACTTATCTAGCTAATCGTTTCCAGTGAGGAACGAATCCTAAtcgtacttttgttttttttttttagttatcgGAATCTGTGGCCAAACACCCAGGAAGCAACGTGTACTACGATGACATCAGCCAGGTGTTGAACGGAGTGCACAATCAGCATCAActccagcaacagcagcaacaacaaacaggtCACAATGGCAGTATGAACGGGGGCGGTCCAGTAGGAACAATTGTGAACGGAGGCACGGGTGGTGGTTGTAGCAGTGTTAGCGGAACCGGCAGTAGCATTGGAAGCGGACCGGATCTATCCTCCTCCACACCGAGCTCGGCCTCACCCGTATCCACCGGGAGCAGTAACGCCGCACAGCAACAGGCCCTGATGGCACTGCAGAGCAGTTCGAGTCTGCCAGAACTTCAGTGTCAGGTCACTCAGCTTTCCGATCGAGTGTTGCGCGAACAACGTCGCCGCCGATCGCTCGAGCATGCCGTCCGACGGTTAACGGAAGAAAATCGGCGCCTGCAAGATGAAAGTCAGGCAGCTGTGCAGCAATTGCGTCGTTTCACTGAGTGGTTTTTCCAGACGATCGATCGACAATCGTAATGGATCGCAGTGTgataacaaagcaaaacaccaactcaacccacacacacacacacacacacatgtataaATGTCGTGTCTTCCAAAGCGTGATCATCTTATAAAGGAAGAGGAAATGAGGAAGGAAAACATtgacattcgtttttttataattgacCAAAAATTACATGTACATATAAGCCAAGGTGCGCGCTTTTAGCGAGCAAACAAGTGTAACATTTAGATATTAAAGAGCACACCTTACAACGTTACTTAGAGAGGACCATTAGTGGTAGATTGAGCACCATTATgcaaaaaagttaaacattCTTTACACAACACAGCACTCGAGTGAAACTTTTTGGTCTGCAGCCGATTATTGATATATGGGTATATAAAGCCCTGTTTATAGGTAGATATTTGTAAGCGAAGTTTgaaacggttttgttttcttctgcgCATACAACAGCAAACACCAATTATATGCTAGACTGTAGTTATCATATACAAAACCTCTTTACATACATATGTACATGCAACGAAGCATACGGAAATTGCACCATAGATCGCcaagcgtgtttttttttcatcaattgGCGTGGCGATTTTCGAGGATATGGTGCACCACGCATGCAAGCGATAAGGACAAATAATATGCCAAAAATGCCTCTTCATATAGTACTGCTATTACTACGATTATGCTAACGTTTTTGCATCGCTATGGTATTTGTATGATTTATATGTTGTGTATAGACATTTCGACCTTAATTTATAAAGttatattttctctctctcttgaaCGTTTGGTATTAAATCTGGGCAAGCACCATGGAAAGAGTTTCGCGGCAAAGTAGAAGGATGGTAGTTTAATTCCTGTTCTgacaaataagtaaaaatggtttttatCAACCGAATCAAACGTTTGTGCGCGGACCAGTGTTTACATTACTTTAGTTACACCCTTTTTCGGTGCTGCAGGTATGCATGGTTAGGCACTTCTCTTGTGTACTGTTTGTTTAAGCTTTGTTCTCCGTAAATGTAAACGTATAAAAACAACAGTAAACAAACATGTAAAAAGGTTTCTGTTAGTTATGTGCACTGAGAAATTAGTTGTGATTTGCATATGCAACAAAAGATAGAATCAACTCTTCTAATTTGTCATTTCAACCTTGTTACTTTTGGCATAATTTCGCGAACATaaatcagaaaacaaaaacggagcCACATGAACAGTGTAAAGAGCAACCCCTTAGTATCTCTTAATTTATCTGTAATACTATCACTATACTCTTGTTATAATAACTAGCCCATAAGCAATGTGCGAATCCatgaagcaaaatgaaataaaatgttacagAACTCTTGAAAAGCtgctttgaaatatttttttttatttaagaaagAACTGGAGATACAGAACAAGAATAAAGGCTTTTCATTTAATGTTGGTAGATAATAAactaaaagttgttttaaaatatatgagaattttacattttcgtcATGATACGTATTTTGCACAAGGCAATAGATAAACGACATTAGCGCCACTATATCGATGTGGTTGGTAGCGCAACTATttccaaatgttttaaaaatggttGTCATGTGTTGTCAACTGTGATGAACGCTGGTCACCCTACAGTGCGcatggtttgtttacattttaactCGTGCTCCCCGGTGTAGTGCGTTCGGTGGCTTCTCTGTTGGAAAATCGGAAAATTTGCGTGGTGCGCTCACGGTTAACCTGGTTCTTAATAGCTTTTCATCTAGTTTTCAAGTGATTCTACAGACAGTGATAAAGGCAAACCTTTCCCACTGAATCCGGCACAGTTTTTCCATGTGAAGGATAAAGGGCAACTCACACcgccttctcttcaacaaaaaGGTGTTCGGTGTTTTATTGTGTTAAAATTACTTGTATCTCATTGTAATCAGTAACtaaaagtgtttaaaacaGTTTCATATTCTATTATTCATTACGTTTACTGCGTGTACGAGCGCGAGGTGATATTTTTCGACGAACTACGCGTagtgttttgtgtgcaaaGTGACGGCTACTTGTGTCCGAGCTTGCGTACAGTAAACATTTTGAATACAACCAACTTGAACGAAGCGCACGTGGTGAGTAAcgaatatttgattttttaaatgtatttattcTCTAAAAGTTATGTTAAGTATTCGGTCTGAGATTCTTGTCTCACAGCAAGGGCTGACTATTTCGTCACATGCAATCTATCGGtccagaaaagaaagaaatgtatttaattttgttggaataacaaacaaatttattagTTGTTGTAAGATTTGCTGTCATTCTGTAAATGCGTTCAGTTATCAACGTTATCAGTCTTACCTCACATCTTTGAACGATATTGCGATCATTGTCATTGAATTGATTCAATCAAATTTTGTCTTAAAAACATGACCGACAAAAACCAACGTCAAATGTTGCGTTCCTTATCGGTTACATGTATATTTTGGAGCATTGATTGCTGATACCTCGTAAAAGAAGCATCTTACCAAGCCCACGCGAAACGTGATATCGGTGAGCGAAGGTATTACGTGAAATGAAACGACCGTCAATGAAGGCCAATGATTCCATACAGGGTCAATAACGAATCGATTATAAATTATCAATCAGCAAGTAAAATAATGCATTTTCATtgctaatttcatttttttaaatcatatattagttgtatttcttttcactacgtTTATAAAACGTAATCACTTTGCAAAACCGAAACTCAACCGAAAAACGTGTCGGACAGTTCCTGGCACTTACGGAGATCATCCGCTTGATTGGTGACGATCTCACACAGATGATTTAGTAGACAATCCTCAGTACAGTCGTTGGCAAGCGATGCATCCGCTAGTTTCACCTTATACTCCCAGTACCGGCGAAGTTCGTCGCGTCCCGCTGGTGTTCCCAGTCGTTGAATTAGCTCATCTACACCGGCTGGGCTGAGATCGGATAGACCGAACTCTTCCTGGAACGAGTACATACGGAACCAGTCAGGACGCTGATCCGGTGTCAAGTTTGCGGACGTCAGATTGTAGGCGTACGACTCAAAGTCAGTCACTTCCTGTAGGacgaaatgggaaagaaagaagagtCATGAAGCAAGGTTCTAAAATGTCCCTCTGTCTAAAATGACTTACATAAGTCTCCGGGTTAACGTAGTACACTACGTAGTTTGGATTGACATTCGTGTGTGCCGTACCGCTACCACCGTTCCACGCCACACCGACAGCAAACTCGGGGTTTTCACTGGCGTAAAACACATTGAACTCGTCCTTGTGAGTGTGACCGTGGAACTGAGCACTGATCGTATCACGGAAGCGTTCCAAGATTCGTCGATACTCGCGCTGCCACACACTGAAACAATCGGATGAGATGGGAAGATGGGCCAGGATGTGTACCTTTTCGCCGGCCCGTTCTGCCTGCAGTAAAACATCATGCAACCATTGGAGCTGTCCCTTGAGGGCATCCGGTTGGAACAAGATCCACCAATTGAACGTGTAACAGTCGTTGTTGTTGAGTGCAATAATACGGAATCCCGGGCGTACCAGCGCAGTGTAGTAACCGCCAAGACGGATCGTCTGTTCAGCAGCACGTGGCAACCAGTGGCTCCAGAGATCAGCGGACAAGTGGTACAGCCAATTGGTCGAAAAGTCCGGACGATTCACTTCACCCAGTTCGTACACATTCGTCGGATGTGCTTCGTGATTGCCAAGAATGTTGTAGACAGGTGTGTCGGGGAATGTGTCACGCAGCTTGCTAATGACACGATTAATCGACCGTACGTTGTACCCGATCGAAGTCTCCCAGATGCCGTGATCGATGATGTCACCGGTGTGGTAGACAAAGTCCGCATCGGAATGTTCTTCCGCTACGCGATCGATAAGATCTTCGACCGCATTCCACGGTGTATCGCAGTTACGATAGTCGCCCCAATGTCCGGAGGCTGCTGCAGGATCTTCCGGTATGCCTTGAGACTCGCGGCAGCAAGCCGGTGCACCACATTCCGCATTATATCCGGTGCGATAGTTCGGATCGAAATGAAGATCAGTAATTTGGACGATCTTCAGATCATTCGGACCACGTTGGGCAGTACCCGTCTTGGAAGCTGTCACCGGTGTACCGTTCGAGTCAAGATCGACCTCCCACTCGGTAAAGGTAGGATCGTCTAGTACGCATGCACCGGATTGGAAGACGACGGCGCACAACGATGCCGATGTTAGATCTGGTCGATTGTCCACAATATACAGAATCGGGTCAATGTTTAGTTCGATCAAACCGCGACAGATGGATTCTTCCTGCAGATTGAGCATCGTGCACAGTTCCACCGTCGTGTTGAACACTTCCTCTCGCGAGGCACCTTCACGACGGAACTCCAAAACCGAACCACCGAAACCGCGACAGATCGCACAGAGTGGACCCTCTCGGGTTGTTGGCAGCTCGCGTATTTCCTGAGCTCGTTCACTTTTGCCAATAGCGGACGCTTGGATCAGTTGCTGGAAGTGCCGCGACATGGTGCCGTCCTCCTTCCATCGGCGGAATTCCCGCGAGACTTTGTCCTCAAACTtaactgcaaaacaaacagttttgATAATTAATGATAATCCGTTTTATAGCACAAGCACCCACAATAACCCCCCATGAAGAGGAACGTGTTTGTGGAGATTAAGTATGATAAGATTAATAACCATTGGAGGGAGGTAAGGATCGTTCGATGGGAGCACACTTTTCTGATTGGAACTTTGTGCGTCACCAAGAAGCACATTCTGGGCTGCTGGATACACTTACCGTAAAACTTTTGCAGCTTCTCAACCGTTTCGCGATATCCTTTCGGTTGCAAACGATCAGCCACTGCTGTAGGTGTCTCCAGTGTCACCAACAATGCCACGAACAGCAACGCGGCTCTCCCAATCAGAACCGACATTTTAAACTGCATTGTACACGCTTGTTAAACCACTGTTGCGTTTTTGTTCACGCGTCTCCAGGTGTCCAGCACACTATAAAGTGCTATCGCCTTGTTGCGGTGAGTTTTTATACCAACAGTGGGAAACCGTTCCGATAAGGAAAGTCAAATGCGCCTCAATCAATTGCGCTACCGTTTGGCGATGGGTTGGAAACGGTGGTATCGGAATTCGCGTGCACAAAGTTGTCTTCTTGATTGCTTGAAACTTGACCACTTCACCGACACCAGCTCTACTGGCCGAACAGGGGTTCTCCAGATGCGATTCAACCGTGGCGTGGGTGAAAGATGCACGATAAGCGATGCTTTGCTGGGGCTTTAGCTAAACACTGCTTACGGTTTACGATCGTGTTAGGGATCATTGGCTTTCGGATGTGTCGTTTagcggaagaaaatgtagacgGTATTTAGGGTGAAGTACTAAACACTGTACGATCACGCGACGACGGATTGCCTGTATTATCAGACATCGGATAGCAAGAATCCGAAGATGAAACCAAGGCAGTATCAATTGTTTATGAGGCGAAGATTTGTAATGATTTTTAGACACGATCGCTTCAAGTAGTAGTACGGTCAAGGTACATCTAGGTCGTTTATTGGTTATTACAGAAACTTTCACTTTATAATTAGTGAGATTGTTTATGGGAGTCTGAAGTATCTAGAAACACTTTATTCGCGTTTGAGCAATCTTTTGAAGTGGAGTCAATGTTTGGTTCTTTCTGAGGGATGTTTTTAAAGCTTATTATattatctatatatataaaattctcgtgtcgcggtgttagtgtgcaaactcctcttaaacggctgaaccgatttgtatgaaattttcgctgaacgttcgttaggtatgagaataggtttagcgCTAtagttcgtttcgctaggtgagTTATCaagggagttatcaagtaggcatagccattttttcaacacgaataatgttgaacactactgaaacaaaaaagttcaaactaataaatcaatcaaagtaggtacacatgccGATTTAttagtgcaattttattcattaaaacgtaaagtgagtgataaataagtaaaaagaaagtgtgtgaataattaaaaaatgctatttagtgatttgcggctcagtggtacatgtggaatcggcgccttacacggaagtaCCTGAGtcaaatcccaatcgtcaaggaaagccagaaatgcccCCTCAAGTAGCAGTTGAAGATcagccacaaaaaagaagaaaaattgctttgacagggaatatcatttggattaagaatggcaataatttaagaaatttaaattattcaacgatattctctaatcgccactctaataatgccacacgaatcaagattgaacactcaaaatgtttgctttaattacaaatcgcatgtttaagggcaaagctaggtttgccgggtaagctagtatgTTTATATAAAGCAATTGACTACACATTTATAACCTCCAAAATACTGTCAATGGgtgttgaaaatgtttaagAGCTAAATCAGTCAATTCgtaaataatgatttattttattttctagtgCACGATTCGTTatgttgaattgttttattacttttttctgtCAAACCTAATGTCAAATGATGTGCTTTAATAGTATCGATCTTTTTGAAGCGATTTTAAACTACATTTTTAACATCTTTTTTATAATCCTGGAAATACATTAACATATTTTCTGTCGAGCCATCACACATATCGTGGTCCAACGTACAAGGAAGGTTTCAAATCTAGTCTTATTATgtttttcaactttgcaaaGTTTGAATACCAAACTACATGATAAGCATCAATCTAGTGAGCCGAGGTTGCTGATTTGCTGCAGATCGTTATGTCAGACGTAAAATGACTATTATCTACGTTGCTGTCAAAAGGATAGAATTTCTTCAAAGACACCTTCTTATCAAGCCAATGCGCATTCCTTAAACGACGATAAAAGTAAAACGGGAACTATTCGGCAAAAGGATAAAAGAAATACACTTTTAACAGTCAATCAAGATTGGCCagaccatttttctttttgctgcaaTACCTACTCTTGAGGTATGAAACGATGCTAACTTGCCCCGTTTATACGTGTTAGTTTATAGCGTTGCttgtagagatgagaatactcactcttttcaaagagttgaaacagagtgaaagagtggttataaagatttgaaacatttactcactcttttgagagtcataaaaatattattctaaaCTAATGTGTTGATTATTCCTtggcgtttttactcactcactctctctgccgactaatgactcactccttgccgttttactcactcactctctctgccgactaatgactcactcttttgcgtttcaactcacacaataagagtgagtaagtgttttgttattgtttttgacTTTAAATCAGTCAATAAGagtgattaaaaatgttttgttatgcttttggatttaaattactcaataagagtgagtaagtgtgtCGTTACTCTTTTTGGATTTCAATCACTCTACTACAGtgattaaaatgcaatttcgtatgaagctaatttatttgaatttcattatTCGAAATTATGTATTACAAGTCT
Proteins encoded in this window:
- the LOC125761124 gene encoding sphingomyelin phosphodiesterase-like, translating into MQFKMSVLIGRAALLFVALLVTLETPTAVADRLQPKGYRETVEKLQKFYVKFEDKVSREFRRWKEDGTMSRHFQQLIQASAIGKSERAQEIRELPTTREGPLCAICRGFGGSVLEFRREGASREEVFNTTVELCTMLNLQEESICRGLIELNIDPILYIVDNRPDLTSASLCAVVFQSGACVLDDPTFTEWEVDLDSNGTPVTASKTGTAQRGPNDLKIVQITDLHFDPNYRTGYNAECGAPACCRESQGIPEDPAAASGHWGDYRNCDTPWNAVEDLIDRVAEEHSDADFVYHTGDIIDHGIWETSIGYNVRSINRVISKLRDTFPDTPVYNILGNHEAHPTNVYELGEVNRPDFSTNWLYHLSADLWSHWLPRAAEQTIRLGGYYTALVRPGFRIIALNNNDCYTFNWWILFQPDALKGQLQWLHDVLLQAERAGEKVHILAHLPISSDCFSVWQREYRRILERFRDTISAQFHGHTHKDEFNVFYASENPEFAVGVAWNGGSGTAHTNVNPNYVVYYVNPETYEVTDFESYAYNLTSANLTPDQRPDWFRMYSFQEEFGLSDLSPAGVDELIQRLGTPAGRDELRRYWEYKVKLADASLANDCTEDCLLNHLCEIVTNQADDLRKCQELSDTFFG